The Ovis canadensis isolate MfBH-ARS-UI-01 breed Bighorn chromosome 13, ARS-UI_OviCan_v2, whole genome shotgun sequence genome includes a region encoding these proteins:
- the LOC138417203 gene encoding spleen trypsin inhibitor I-like isoform X2, protein MKMNRLCLSAALLFLLVILVDGTPEDINKSHDHGYVMTYGGRNENHPASKPAFCLKPKLIGPCKAKKVRYFYDAKTGQCQRFFYGGCKGNLNNFQTIALCMKTCDHAAWSRRRHGKSHAPKL, encoded by the exons ATGAAGATGAACCGACTCTGCCTCTCTGcagcccttctcttcctcctggtTATCCTGGTGGATGGCACCCCAGAGGATATTAACAAGAGCCATGACCACG GTTATGTGATGACTTATGGAGGACGAAATGAGAACCATCCAG CTTCTAAGCCTGCCTTCTGCCTGAAGCCTAAATTAATAGGTCCCTGCAAGGCCAAGAAGGTCAGGTACTTCTACGATGCCAAGACCGGGCAATGCCAACGCTTTTTCTACGGTGGCTGCAAAGGGAACTTGAATAACTTCCAAACCATAGCGCTGTGCATGAAGACCTGCGATCATGCGGCGTGGTCCCGGAG AAGACATGGGAAGAGTCATGCTCCAAAACTCTGA
- the LOC138417203 gene encoding spleen trypsin inhibitor I-like isoform X1 — MKMNRLCLSAALLFLLVILVDGTPEDINKSHDHGYVMTYGGRNENHPAASKPAFCLKPKLIGPCKAKKVRYFYDAKTGQCQRFFYGGCKGNLNNFQTIALCMKTCDHAAWSRRRHGKSHAPKL, encoded by the exons ATGAAGATGAACCGACTCTGCCTCTCTGcagcccttctcttcctcctggtTATCCTGGTGGATGGCACCCCAGAGGATATTAACAAGAGCCATGACCACG GTTATGTGATGACTTATGGAGGACGAAATGAGAACCATCCAG CAGCTTCTAAGCCTGCCTTCTGCCTGAAGCCTAAATTAATAGGTCCCTGCAAGGCCAAGAAGGTCAGGTACTTCTACGATGCCAAGACCGGGCAATGCCAACGCTTTTTCTACGGTGGCTGCAAAGGGAACTTGAATAACTTCCAAACCATAGCGCTGTGCATGAAGACCTGCGATCATGCGGCGTGGTCCCGGAG AAGACATGGGAAGAGTCATGCTCCAAAACTCTGA